TTATGTACGTATTAAGCGCGTCATAAGCATTGGTGTATGCAGTTGTACTAACATCGTAGTAGGGATACGCTTGGTCAAGTATCTTCTGCTTCTCATTGACAATATCATCCCACTCACGCTTAACGGTTTGCTTTTCGATTGGGCTTAAAATATTATCACTTGCAATATTTGTTAACTGGGTAAGTGCATTGTTCGCATTTGTAAGAGCAGTATTAGCAGTAGACTGAGCGTTATTAGCAGTAGTCTGTGCATTATTTGCGGTTGTCTGTGCACTAGATATATTGTTTTCAACTGTCACGTCGTCGTTTCCAGAGCGGAATACAATTTTTCCCCTGATTTCCCCACTATCGAGGTCGAAATACGTCTGTCCATCCTGAGAGGTAATCCTACCAGTTTTTATCTCTTTACCGTTAATTGTTGTTGATCCGTAAGTGAGACTTATCTTACGGTACCCATCCTGCACGCTATGGAGTACCCCCACAAGGAAGTGGTAGTAACCTGCTTCGGCGTCTACCTTTAGCTGGTCAGCGCTATATTTAACCGTTGCATTACTGCCGATTAATTCGCATTTAATGTATATATACCTAGCATTATTGTCGGGGATGAGGTAATCATATGCCTCTACTACCCATGTACGAATACTCTCCTCAATGGCATAATGGGATAGCGTACCCATAGTACTAATAATTCGGTTGGCTACGCCATTGTAACCAGGCTGGAATACAACTCCATTAAGAACGAATTGACCCGCCTTACTGCCAACCGATAGCATCTGCGTGGTTATGGAAAGAGGCTTGATATTTCCGGTATCGAAGTATCCATCCTGGTCGAATACCATTTGCTGCAGCTCCAAGGCGTTGCGCCATGCGGTGCGGTACTTTGCCGGGTCGTGTAGCTGGTTAATCTTTACAACCTTTTCAATTGCGCTGGTGCGATCCAAAAGCTGGGTAGCTAAGCTAACCGTTACTTCATCCCCCAGTTCAAGGCTCATTTTGTAGGGTTCCAACAGGTCTCGTTTCACCGATACCACCCTGATGTCCCTATCTATGTTCAAATCCGTGTCCCTAACGCGTATAATATCTCCGGCATTCAGGTTGATGCACTCCTGCTTGGCAAATATGGGGTCTATCTCGACGCTGTAGCGCACCTTGGCGGATTTTTTTTCCGCCAACAGGGAGGTTGCCTGGGAGAGCAGCTCAGCCTCAGCGGCATCGATATAGGATTGGGGCATGTGTATATCGAGCAGCACGTACTGGTCTCCCACGTTGATCTTAAAAGCATCATCGGCTGATGGGTATTTATAGCCGCGCTCATCGGTGTAATACTTCAGGGTAAACGATTTAGCGGCATGGTTATAGGCAGCGATCTCAAACTCGTACCCGGCAAGGTTGCCCGAGATGAAGCTGACCTTTGCGGGGTTTCCGGGAATAAGGTATTTGGTTTGACCTTGGGCATCCGTTTCGTTCAGGTCAAAATCCATGGTGCTATCCGTAAAGGCATTGGGTGCACCCACCTCAGTGATGACTCCTGTTCTGCGCGGGTAGATGTCCTCAAAAATTTTTGTCCCCTCGATTACGCCGTATGTGGCTATGGCATCGGCATCCTCAATGTACGAATGTGGGTTGTTGGGTAGCTTTAATCGTCGGGAAAAGTCCCTGTAGCCCGACGGGATGTTGCGATTGCCTCCGTAGACGAATAACCGCGTTACGATACCCGTATCGTTGACCATCAAGCGATCGAGCTTGTATAGGCCCTTCCCGGCACCATACTGTAACGAGAGGGATTTGATTGTACCGGCTGTGCCAATTCTCAGTTCAATAACTGATCCAGCCCTAATTAACTCAAACTCGTAGCCGTAATCGCTACATACGCGCTGCAGCACCGCCAGCACGTTTTCATTGTTGATTATATGGTTGCGAGTATCGGTTTGGGGGCAATCGCCAAGTAGGTAGGCGCCGGAACCATACACGCGATTAAGGTTGGATATGGCAAGGCGGGCAATGTCCTCGAGGTTACCCATTAAACTGAAATCGCTTTCCACAGCCATACCCGTATTATCGTACAGCAGGAACTGGGCGTGGCGAAGGCGGTACATCTCGCCCTCGAGCTCCACCTCATAGGTGTACCCGTTCCCCTTTTCGAGCTTTGGCAGGCGATTGATGTAGTACCATGATCCCAGCAGCTCTGCCCTATCGCCCACCATGAAATCGATGGGGGTGTAGCTATGTACGGTAAGGGTGGCCACATCCTGGGACAGCAGCTTCTGGGTGACCTCACCCTTTACAATCGTAACGGTGTAGTGGCTCTGATTGCGACGAATTATAGTAAGTTCCATAGCACTACAAGGTTTTGTGATGCAGTAAGATTACCAATATCATTAACCATACCTACAATGCTTATATAGTAACGCCCGTCAGTGCTATACTCGTGCTCAATTTGCGATCCCGCACGCACTACATCGTAGGATCCATCGCCCCAATATACAGTAAACTGCTGATTGGGCTCATCAAAGGCTAATTGTATGTGGCGAGAGTTTTGAACATTATCGGCCTCAAATATGAACACCCGCTTAAGGGGTTCCGGCTCCAGAAGTTTTAAAGTAAACTGTCCCAGCTGCCTGGATGCATCCCATTTTGATTCCCGCTCAATCGCAATTCCATCGTTGGGGTACACATAGTAGAACAGGGGTTTCTGGCTATCGTAGTCAATCCTGAGCTCGCGGAGGTTGGGTTTAGCGAACAGGGTTGTTACCAACTCGTTGGTCCGGATTAGGAACTCCATCCTTGTTGATGCGCTTAAATGGCAATGTAGTTCGATGCTGCGGACATCGTATATAGGATTAGCCAGATCAACCAGTATTCCATGACGGTTTGGGTAACTG
This genomic interval from Tenuifilum sp. 4138str contains the following:
- a CDS encoding phage tail domain-containing protein: MIRYYIDSIDLSSLGITVSQAKGLFGLPKVKNALTISYPNRHGILVDLANPIYDVRSIELHCHLSASTRMEFLIRTNELVTTLFAKPNLRELRIDYDSQKPLFYYVYPNDGIAIERESKWDASRQLGQFTLKLLEPEPLKRVFIFEADNVQNSRHIQLAFDEPNQQFTVYWGDGSYDVVRAGSQIEHEYSTDGRYYISIVGMVNDIGNLTASQNLVVLWNLL